The Desulfosporosinus acidiphilus SJ4 genome has a window encoding:
- a CDS encoding helix-turn-helix domain-containing protein: MEKKTRQKRAIHHVDPQQISEAVGSDKEKTKLSFSMKLNELLNDKETAQEDLAKKTGLSMSSISTYRNGKAEPKITAFNEIAKVLDVSTDYLLGKTTIESRDEDMQISCKYTGLSEPAIKIIQNLGNEIDSYYYDTLGFKPPLLKILNTLYEEGVIAELTKAIGRCLYQIIVRDNYGADRVLSIEEKQRIMLPAIGYLNKEIADEINKVMDTLRHDLTGYYYGFVNPEDLK, from the coding sequence TTGGAAAAGAAAACGAGGCAAAAAAGAGCCATACATCATGTTGACCCACAGCAAATAAGCGAAGCAGTAGGCAGCGATAAAGAAAAAACAAAGTTATCTTTCTCGATGAAGCTTAACGAGTTATTAAATGACAAAGAAACAGCGCAAGAAGATTTAGCGAAAAAAACGGGTTTATCCATGTCTTCCATTTCAACTTATAGGAATGGCAAGGCTGAACCCAAAATTACAGCTTTTAACGAAATAGCAAAGGTTTTGGATGTGTCTACTGATTATCTATTAGGGAAGACCACGATAGAAAGCCGCGACGAAGATATGCAAATATCATGTAAATATACAGGGCTTTCAGAACCAGCTATCAAGATTATACAGAACTTAGGCAACGAAATTGATTCATATTATTATGATACTTTGGGGTTCAAGCCACCCTTATTGAAGATTCTTAACACACTCTACGAAGAAGGGGTTATTGCTGAATTGACTAAGGCCATTGGCCGTTGCTTATACCAGATTATCGTGCGCGATAATTATGGTGCTGATCGTGTTCTCAGCATAGAGGAAAAACAGCGTATAATGTTGCCAGCCATTGGGTATTTAAACAAAGAAATTGCTGACGAAATAAACAAGGTGATGGATACATTACGGCATGACCTCACAGGATATTATTATGGTTTTGTGAATCCGGAGGATTTGAAATGA
- a CDS encoding recombinase family protein — protein MKKAVIYARYSPGGQQTAQSIEGQLRVCRDYANREGYNIVTEYTDQKLTGKTAKKRLGFQRMIADSSKGRWDYVIVYQLDRFSRNKYDNAIYKEKLNRNGVKVISAMERVNTEDASGILMETMLEGMAAYYSQELSQKIQRGRAINASKFLSLGSNPGLGFKVVDKQIVIDKANAHYVVRVFEMYANGATMLEIIAYLNNLGARTSHGRPFTKNSLQRILRNKRYIGIYSYKGTDTTDALPRIVPQTLFDQVQKRLVENIGAGGRGKAVEDYILSGKLFCGHCLMPMAGSSSTGKSGKLHRYYRENKGCKRLTIIKHKIEDKVIEVVRDMLTEDNQRIIAREISALCEQEQNNPNLKRLQQLMKENNKQKANLLESLKVGKASATAANFVFAEIDRLEKEAAELEKLTAVEEERHYGLSEVDIMYFLSHLRNGNLDELEYRKLLVNAMVNSIYVYSNDDGGHKITVIFNVSNQQPVQVDMSLLDEIQNNGSLYASLSSPPKITNNSK, from the coding sequence ATGAAGAAAGCAGTTATTTACGCCCGATACAGTCCCGGCGGTCAACAAACTGCACAATCCATAGAAGGACAGTTAAGGGTCTGCCGTGATTATGCCAACCGCGAGGGATATAATATTGTTACTGAATACACTGACCAAAAGCTGACCGGGAAGACAGCGAAAAAACGCCTCGGCTTCCAGCGCATGATCGCAGATTCGTCAAAGGGGCGGTGGGATTATGTCATTGTATACCAGCTCGACCGATTCAGCCGCAACAAATATGACAACGCCATCTACAAGGAGAAACTGAACAGAAACGGCGTCAAGGTTATTTCTGCAATGGAACGAGTTAATACGGAAGACGCCAGCGGTATCTTGATGGAAACCATGCTTGAGGGGATGGCTGCTTACTATTCACAGGAGTTAAGCCAAAAGATACAGCGGGGAAGGGCAATCAACGCCTCGAAGTTTTTGAGCCTCGGAAGTAATCCCGGCCTCGGATTCAAAGTGGTGGACAAACAAATCGTCATTGACAAAGCCAACGCTCATTACGTTGTACGAGTTTTTGAAATGTACGCCAATGGTGCGACCATGCTGGAAATCATAGCATATCTAAACAATTTGGGCGCGAGGACTTCACATGGAAGACCATTTACAAAAAACAGCTTACAGAGGATTTTAAGAAATAAGCGGTACATTGGGATTTACAGCTATAAAGGCACAGACACCACTGACGCATTGCCGCGCATAGTTCCGCAGACCTTATTTGACCAGGTGCAAAAACGACTTGTTGAGAATATCGGAGCCGGGGGGAGGGGGAAAGCTGTGGAAGATTACATTTTAAGCGGTAAACTGTTTTGTGGGCATTGCTTAATGCCCATGGCAGGAAGCAGCAGTACAGGCAAGAGCGGGAAACTGCATAGATACTATAGGGAGAACAAAGGTTGTAAAAGACTTACCATTATCAAGCACAAAATTGAGGACAAAGTCATTGAAGTTGTAAGGGATATGCTCACAGAGGATAATCAGCGCATAATCGCCCGCGAAATATCTGCACTCTGTGAGCAGGAGCAAAATAACCCGAATTTGAAGAGGCTGCAACAGCTTATGAAAGAAAACAACAAACAAAAAGCCAACCTCTTAGAATCCCTAAAGGTCGGCAAAGCGTCGGCAACAGCCGCTAACTTTGTTTTTGCTGAGATTGACAGACTTGAAAAAGAAGCGGCAGAACTGGAAAAACTAACAGCTGTTGAAGAAGAGCGGCATTATGGCTTATCCGAAGTCGATATTATGTACTTTTTATCTCACTTGCGAAACGGAAATCTTGATGAATTGGAATACAGAAAGCTACTTGTCAATGCGATGGTTAATAGTATTTATGTTTATTCAAATGATGACGGAGGTCACAAGATAACGGTAATTTTCAACGTAAGCAATCAGCAGCCTGTACAAGTTGATATGTCTTTACTGGATGAAATACAGAACAATGGTAGTTTGTATGCATCCTTGTCATCTCCACCAAAAATTACCAATAATAGTAAATAA